The Metallosphaera hakonensis JCM 8857 = DSM 7519 genome includes the window ATAAGATCCATCTTGAGATGACTTCCTAATTACCGTGATGTTTGAAGGTACGACAATTACCTGCGTTTTCCTCCTTATCCCCTGGCCTCTTAAGATACACTGGACATAATCCTGAATTGTTTTCACAAGGTCTTCGTATGTTGATGGGGGTTCTTGAAGCCAGATTAACTTTCCGCTGTCATGAGTTTCATATGCCTTAACCTGTTGGGCGCAATTAACAACGATACCATCAATGTCTCTCTTGGGATTTGTGAAAAGAACCGAGTCCTGAACTAATATATAGAACGTTTCTATGTCATTTTGGTTATCATTTTTGTTATTATAATGCTTGTCAAAGAAACTCACGGAACTCAGGGATCTTATTTTCTTCTCTTCATCCTGATAATGTATATAATCTACTGGTCTCCAACCAGATGGATCCCCCCAAGAGGCAATGTATATTCTCATAATATTAAGTTCAGAAAATTGATTATAAAAATTTTGTAGTTCCATAATAAGTTGATTTGGCCGGAGAGGGAGATTTAGGTCTCTTTTATAAATTACAACTTATAAACGAGATTCATTTAATAAATTAAATTATTAACTATACTAATCTGACCAGTCAACATTAAATCTTTAAGTAACTTTGATATAACCTTTTTAATAAATTTAATCTATACCGAAAATATGAACTACCCAAACTGAAGGAGCTTTGAACCGTGAAAAGTAAAGCCAATAAGGATTTAAGATCGACAATGAGGAAAGTCGGAAATTTTCCATCCCCTTGTAGGTTAAAATCAGTTCATAACTCTGATATCACTTCAGTGGTTCCGATAGACGCTTACTTCAAATTACTCCTACTCTTACATCAACTACTCATCAACTACTCAGTTTGGATTACTACTTTCAATCCAAACAAATCTTTTGTTTACCTCATCTCGGCCAACTTCCTTGCCCTCTCCACAACATTGTACAACATGTCCAGCGTCATGCGTCCAGTATTAACGTTTCTGGGACTCGGGTGGTAAGAGCCCAAGAGCCACATTTCCTTCCCCTTCCCTTTGACCTTAACCTCTGCTCCATGATGAAATCTTTCCCTCTCCACCTCAAATCCAAGAGAGGAGAAGTTCTCTACTAAAGTATCCCACGCTATCTTCCCAAGAGCAATGTATACCCTGGCCTTAGTCATCATGGTAATCTCCTCTGCGAGAAAAGTGGAGCAATTAACGATTTCCTCACGGGTTGGTTTGTTCTGGGGAGGAGCACATTTAACCGCAGAGGTAATGTAAACTTCCACAACTAGACCGTCGTCCCTAGAGACAGATGTTGCCTTGTTGGCCAGTCCCGCTTTATGAAGCGCCCACATGAGATTGTTGGCGCTTCTGTCCCCTGTGAACATCCTTCCCGTCCTATTTCCTCCGTGACCTGCCGGAGCTAGGCCTACAACTACTATTTTAGACGAGATGTCACCGTTCGGAGGTACGGGTTTCCTCCAATATCCCTCTGGGAACGATTGTCGATATTGAACAAGTCTAGGACAGAGAGTGCAAGAGGTTAACCTTGAGAGGAAGTCCATAATCTAGAATATGTTTTGGGATATTTAGCGTTAAGGAAACGGAGCGGGCGATTTAGATCTCCTTGTGAGTTGTAATTCAGTGGTGTTTCACTAATTAAGTTCATCCAGATGATATATAATTTGTACTTTTAATCATTGATTGATATAGAGTAAATATTGACTAAACATAATGAAACATAACATGTTTAACTATTTTTGGACATATTTAGCCAGTATATTCGATAGTGGCAGGTGGATTCTGAATTTTTCTCACTTGGTTGGGAGGGCGTGCATGGCCCGTCCTACACTCCTCTGTTTTCAGAGGAGATCGATGAAGGAGTAGAAGGAGACGGACTTCCTCCCCTCTGAGAACTTCCTCCTCGACTATACAGTCAGTGTTACGTCACCCTAGGAAACTGGTCTCCTCTCCTCAACTTCGTGGTTAATTCAATCTTCCTTATCTCTTCCATCAAAAGTTAGACTAATTTCCTTCACTTTAGGAGAGATATACCCATGTTTAAGAAATTTCATCCTCAAGAGTAAAATTGGTGAAACACCACTGGCTCAATTGACGCACTTTATATTATACTTCTCGCAAAGTTTGAGATCATCTCTCAACACGACTCCGCTTTTAACGTCCCAGGTGATAGGGTTGTTCTTCTTTAAAGCCCTATCAAACTCCTCTTCCGTCAGGGGTATTACTTCAAAGCCCGGAGGGAAATCTAACTTCAATAACCTTTCCACGGGATTCCCTTGGAATTCACCTATTAGAAGAACGTCTATATCGCTCCAGACGTTAAAGTCTCCCCTCGCATATGAGCCGATCAGGAATGAGGAATATCTCCCCTTTAACGAGTTAACGTAACTCCTGGCCTTCTCTATCACTTCCCTCCTCTTTCTTTCTCTTTCTGCAATAATATCCTCCAAAGCCCCTCCACGTAATTGATTATATCCTCAGCATATATAATAGCTTCCTCTGCCTCCCTCCTGGTGTAGTAGTACTGTGGGGTTTCGCTCTGCCACGCATCCGGGTATCTGGTGGGGATGTAGAGTTTATCAAGGTATTTGGCTTTATCCACGAGCTCTTGAGGGGCACCAAGCAAGGTCAACAGATATGAGACTGTGTGTCCAGATTTAGGCTGTCCTACACCATAAAAGTAGGCCTTAACAGCGAGTTCTGTAGACTGCTGGGCCTTAAAGCATGCCCAGTTATAGAACCCACCACTTAGGTCATGTTTCGCACTATCTAAGGTGAGTTTCGCGGATTTAAACCACCTGTCGAACTCTTCTGTATCTAGCACGAGGTTCTTTGGATTCACAGGATTAAAACCTTCTTCAAGTATTGTTTATAACGACGTGATGGATAGAGGGTATCCTACAAAATTGTGGGGGGTATTCATGGAGTGCACGAAGTGATGAAGGAGAAATCAATGTAAGAATTGTTTATTAACAATCTTCATTGCAAAATACATGGATATATTTGATGGTGAAGATCTAGTTCGACTAGTATTCGTTTGCCTGGGAAGAATTGAGTTCCCATGACCACGTTGGGATTGGGGAATTCAAGAGCTCCATAACCGGGTTAACGAAAAGAGGTGTAGAGTCTTGAAACCAGGTCCACCTCTTGGAAACCCAGCCTATGACATGGGGCATGTTGAGGCCAGTAGATTTTCTTTGTTATCATCGAAGAATTCTATGAGACACGCATATTTCCACTTGGACTTTACCTCCTCCATATCTTCACACTTCTCCTAGGCGATTTTAATGTATAGGGGACCCAAACAAGAGTATACTATCGCAATCATGCAATCATCTAATTGATTTAATGATCTAATGACTAAAAACTTTACCTCAATCTATCCATTGTTCTTCTCATCTGCACACTTTGACAGTGAACGCAGAAGAAACGCCAAAACCCAAATATATAGAGAGAACCTAACCTCTCCTCACGACTCAACAATACAACTTCTGATTTGGGTAAAACCTTTTTTAAAAAAATCAGAAACCCATCTCATGAAAAGGCGGGATTTCCTGAAGGCCCTGTTCATCTCCACTTCGCTTCTTGTCCTGGGCAGGTTATCAGTGAATGAGTTTAGCAACTATCAGCATGCTCAGGGTGCCCTGACTCCGTTCGGGTCTTGGTATGTGGTTCAAATATCCGGAACTCCTGAGATACCTAAAAACTACGTTTTAACAGTGGACGGGGAGGTTGAAAATCCTCTACAACTAACCTATCAGGATATTCTGGACATGCCTTCGGTTCAGGTAAAGGACACGATTCAATGCGTCTCCGATCCCTATTTCTTAAGGGCCAACGTAGTATGGACTGGAGTTCCCTTGAAGTATATTATTGAAATGGTAAAACCTTCACAGAACACTATCAAGGTAGTAGGTTACGGAGCAGACGGATACACCGCCGATCTCCCCATTTCAAAAGCCATGGAGCCGGACGTGATCTTAGCCTATTTGGCTGACGGGAATCCCTTACCTATACAACACGGTTATCCGGTGAGACTCGCGGTACCGGGATGGTGGGGGTACAGTTACCCCAAGTGGTTGGTGAGACTTCACTTCACATCAAGAAACGTTTTAGGTTATTGGGAATCCAGGGGGTATCCAGACTATGCGAAGAAGTAACTGGGTAGCAATCTCAGCTATACTACCGTTACTCTCCTTCGTATTTCAACCAGCCTGGATAATAGGCCTAGGGATTTCCATGGCCTCCTCGAAGTCCTTCGATCCCTACTTTAAGGACTCCGTGTATACGCCTGCTTTTAGAAGGAAGACGTCGGTGGGGTTACTGATACTTTCAATCTTGGAAGGGATCACGGGATTCGGAAGCGGGCCAACTACTTCAAGTTTCGTGAGCGAGATAACCTTCGACCTTCTAAATAGGGGTCTCTCCCTGGAGCTACATCTGGCATTGATAATTCCATTAGCGCTTTTATTTGTATTGCACACGGTCTCGGGCCTCGGGTCTTTACTTCTTTCCAAGGGGGTGAAGAACGTGGTCTTATACAGATATGTTATCCCCGCCATTTGGTTGGTCATGTATCTGGTCGCAGTATACCTAGACTTAAGCTACTTTATACCTTAAGGAACAATCTTATTATGCTCATAAAGAAATGCACAACTATTATTAATAAAAACTTTTCTATAATATATTAGAGAGTAATAGGGCGATTCAGATTTCTATCGCGAATTGCAGTTATAGCTAAGGAAGCTCAAATAGTGCGAATTGAAAGAACTTAAATCCCTGCCTTAAATGAGACAAATGTTCAATTAAATTCATGCTAACTCTTTAAATAAACTGAATTTACAATGAAGACGTGAATCGGCCCCCTTATCAGAATATGGTTCGCTCATCTCTCCACAAGTTAGATAATACTAACTATTCGTAGGGTATAGTTAATTACCCAAGATGGCAATGGTAATTATATGAACATTGATCCCCACCTCTGTATATCCTGTAGAGGTACCAAGTACCTTTGCGGACTAAACTACTGTCCCGTTATCCTGAAAAACCTATCCTTTAAGGTAAGGGAAATGGGAACAGAGGTTAGCGGGAGCTCTCCACCCTCGATTTTCGTGGGCAGGTTCGGTTACCCCAAGATAACAGTTTACCCCTCTACTCCTCCCGAATTTGGCGATACTTCCTCATACGAGAACCCAAGACGATGGTTGGAGATGGACACGACCTCTTTTCTGGCCATGAGGTTGAACATGATCCGGGGAGGACTGGAATTCAGGGTTACCGAAGCCTCATCTCCAGGAAGGAATCTCTTCGACGTTCAGGTTATCTCCCTGTCCCCCAGACCGGTGGAGATGGAACTGGACCTCGTTAATGTGCCAAGGGGGAAAATCCTGAGTGAAACCGTTCCTCCTCTGGGACCTTCAGCGCCCCTTAGATCCATGAAGTTAGGCACTTTACCGCCTCCGGAGAGAGTGGTGGAGAAAGTGTTTCAGGACAGGGACATGAAGGCGGTGGAGGCCATGGAGAGACTACGATCCAACGGTGTTCCGGTGGAAAGGATCAGTAAGCTCCTGAGCGTGGGCAATCTGGGAAGGGACAGGAGACTTGTTCCCACCAGGTGGAGTATAACTGCAGTGGACAAGACCCTTTCGGATAAACTGGTGTCTAAGGTCAAGGAGTTCCCACACCTTGGGGAAATTGAAGTTTACGTGAGGAAGTTCAATCTGAATACCTTCGTGGGTATCCTAGTTCCCGGAAATTGGTCCTTCGAATGGGGAGAGGCCTGGTTCCCTTCCACCACGTGGAACATGTGGGGAGCTTACCCTCAAGTCGAGATTGACTATGAAGGTTACTTCGGAAGGAAGACCTACCCCGAGATAGGGGGATGTTATTACTCATCTAGACTAGCGGTGGCGGAATTCTTGGAAGCCAGGGGTAGACAGGCAATCCCCATCCTTTGGAGAGAGATCTATCCAGGTTTCTATTTCCCTGTGGGTGTGTGGTTTGTACGGGAGAACGTCAGGGAGCTATTTAAGGGGAAACCCGAGAAGTTCCCTGAACTTGATGATGCCTTGAAATACGTGGATCAGGTATTGAAGGTCAAGTCCTCAACCTGGATCAAACACTCCAAAGTCATCCCTATGATAAGATCGAGGCTTTTTCCATGATTGAGATCAAGGTTAAGACCGCTCTCAGCAAATCTGGTCTCAAGGAACTGGATTACGCCCTCAATCCGTATCTAGGGTGTAGGTTTTCCTGTGTCTATTGTTACGCCAGGTATTTCTCCCCCACGGAGGTTAAGGAAAGATGGGGAGAAGTGGTCGTTGTCAAGTCCAATCTCTTGGAGGTGTTGAGGAGAGAGGTGGCAATAAAGAGGAAGGGAGTAGTAGGGGTCTCCACGATCACCGACCCCTATCAGCCCATTGAGTCGGAGAGGAAACTGACGAGGGGATCCCTCAAGATACTTCTGGAGAGCGGATTTAGGGTCTCCATTCAGACTAAGTCGCCTCTTGTTTTGAGAGACCTGGACCTCCTCCTGTCTCACAAGGAGAAAGTGGATGTTGGCCTCACCATAACGACCGCCAATCGTGACCTTTCCAAGACCCTGGAGCCTTTAGCTCCTCTACCCGATGCGAGATTCAGCGCGGTACAGAAGCTGAAGACTCGGGGAATAGATACGTGGATTTTCTTGGGACCCATAATTCCAGGTTTAAACGAAGATTTCAGACAGGTCCTGGAAAGGGCCAAGGAGATGGATGTTAGGGTCATATATGACGTTTTCAACTACTACCCAGGACTGCCCTTTCCTAAGGTCTCCTCTCGAGAGATTGCACGGATTGAGGAGGAGGTAAAAAGGGAGTGTGACAGGATTGGGGCGACATGTCACTCAGAGGAGGAGGACTGGCTATATGAGAAGAGGAGGAGATTTAAGCCCCTCTTTTGAGACGTGACATACTTTACTTCTAACAAGTGAGAGTAATCCCCAGTCTGAGGGAGAGGTATTAGGTAACTGCATTTTTCTAGACCCGCATGATTTGCAAGACTTTATTTCACTTTAATTTATCATTTTTATTAACTTATTCGCATTCAAGATAACCTCTTCAATTTAGTGAGGATCTCAAGTCATGAAGAAGAAATATACTTAGTCATAGTCTAAAGCGCAATGTAGTATCCAAAGCCACTCGATGCACCAGAGAAGGTTATGTTGCCCTTTAAGGTCTCAGGAAGTATAATAAACTCCTGCTCCCTCTATTCTCTATGATCCTTGAGTTAAACCTTAGGTTCGTTAAGTCATTCCTGGTGGAAACAAGGGGAAATCAGTTCTTGGTCGATTCAGGAGTAGTTGGGAGTGGAAGGAAAATCATTTCAATGATTGAGAAAAGCGGGAAGAATCCCTCCTCTATCAAGACAGTGGCCTACACGCACTCACACGGAGCTGACCCACTCTCTGCCTAAACGGTAGACCCAAAATCGTTTTACGAAAAATAATTCTGGTTGGGTAGTATCAGATTCGTAAAAAGTAATAGAATTTATTGCTTTGTCAAGAGCGCAACAAATTGAAGAAAGGTTTAAGGCGAGGAACCCGGTATTATCACGTGGTGAACCTAAGGTGGTAACACCGGGTCTTCCTCACCAAAATAATCTACAACAAATAGGATATAAATTACTTTCCATGTTAACCTTCAAGGGGAGAAGGGCGGAGGAGGTAGCGAGAGTTCTGGTCTCCGCGTGCTTGTGGAAGGACTCCGTGGAGGGCAGGTCCAACGGGTACAACGTGTCACCTCAGACCGTGAGGAACTACGTGGAGGAGCAGGGAAACGAGGTTGTGGAGAAGCTCCTGGAATCCATGAGGAGGATTTCCATGGAGATGCTCAAGGGAGTGAAGGAGGTCGACGTTTCCATAGATTGGACCACGAAGACGTGGTACGGTAAGCCGGTGAACGGGTTGGGTAGTTCGGCCAAGGGGAGCTCGTGGAACTACGCCACCGCGACCACGAAGTATCAGGGAATGGTGCTCCTCCTGGCCTTCGTTCCCCAAGTTAACGGGATGACCAAGGACGAGATCGTGAAGTTCCTCGTGGAGCAAATTGCGGGAATGGGCTTCAAGGTGAGGCTCGTAACCCTGGACGCGGGCTTCTACACCGTGGAAGTCCTCAGGTTCATATCGCAGTTCAAGTACGTGATGGGAGTCCCCGTGGGGGACGTGAAGATATACGAGGAGTTCGACGGGGAGTACGCGACCAATAGCAAGAGACGTAAGAAGGAAGAGCAGGTCAACTTCAGACTTCTGGTGTATGGTAAGGAAATCGTTAAGAAGAAGAGGAAGACCGTGGTGTACTTCGCGAGGGCGACCAACCTCAACCTAACCAAGAGGGAAGTGCTGAAGCTGTACAACAAGGTTAGGGGTCCCATTGAGACGTCTTACAGGAACATCAAGGCCTTCCTTCCCTTCACGAGCTCCACCAAGTTCGTCTTCCGCGAGTTGATCTTCGTGCTGGCCATGGTCTTCTACTCGCTTTACACCGTGTTCAAGGACGTCATGAGAAGGGAGGAGTTCAGGTTGCTGCTCATCCTCTGCTTTCTAGACGATCTATCGGATCTCAAGGATTTTATATTTACTCTTGAGAAAACACTTAATAACAAGATAGATTTATTTTTACGGAGGTGATTTTGGGGTCTACCGTAAAGGGCGGAGGTTCTACTAGGGTCTTGGGAGTTACTCCCCTTTACGGGAGCTATACCGTTATGGAGGACTAGGAAAGACACGGGCTTCTTTACTACGTTCACTACTCTGCCTGTGTTCTTCTTCAGGATGTTCAAGGCACCGTTTAGGTCGCTGTGCAACTTGTGATTGAGGGGACATCTGATTACTCCCCTCGGTCCCCTCTTCGCCTCCACGCCGTGATAAACACAGAACCTGGACGTGTTGTACTCCACGACTTCGTACACGTTCATACCGTATTCTTGCGCCTTCATCTCTATCGCTTGAATTAGCTTACGATATGACCAGACGTTCACGGTGTACTTGTTGCCCTTATCTTGAGAGATGTTGTAGGGGTAGCCCAGGTAGATGGTGGAGACACCAAGCTTGTGAAGTTCCTCAACGAGGCCTTTCGCCAGTGTTCTGTACAGGTGGAGGAACCTCCTACCCAACTTCCCGAAGAGCCTCCTCTTCTCCCGCGAAGATTCAGAACTAGCTTGATCCTCTCCTAGATTCTTTGCCTTGTCCTCGAGTGACTGCGCCTCGCCTATCCTCTTCTCGAAGTGGAAGTAGTCCTCCTTAGCCCTAACCCCCTTGTACATGATCCAAGTACCGTCGCTCACCACGACGCTCGCCAACACGTTTATACCGAGGTCGATTGATGCCGCCTTGTTACCTCGCGGCGTGGCGATCCGTATCGACTTCCTCTCACCGCGTACAACGTGTTTTGACTTTTTCCCTTTCTTCGTGGTCTCAACTCCCACGTCCACGGGGATGTGGGCGTACCACCTCCCCGTGATCTCGTCATACACGATCTCCAACCTACCTTGCTTACCGTACCACCTCAACCTACCTTCAAAGTGCACCTCCAGGTTGAAGTCCTTCAGCACGATCTTCCTCTCGTCCTCGTCCACCTCATATCTGTCCTGCCTTATCACGAGGATCTTCTTCCTCTTCTTGTTTTCCCTGTCCTTCCAGTACCTCGGGGGTGATACGCTAGTATTTCCGGAAAGTTATGAACACTCAATTTTATCCAGCCCCAAGTATTTTGGGACTATCAATTATAGTTGCGTATTTTACCTGAAAACGACATTTCTTACACATCTATAAACGGAAGCCTCATTCTCCCTCACCTTAACGTCCTTTTCCATCTCGCAAGCCCCTACTAAATTTTCCATTCTTCTAGATCATTACAGAACGTTTTAAACTTTTCGGAAGTACTAGCGGACCATATGGGGCGGCAGCCTTCCCTTCTTCTTCAATTTCAGAAGGGAGAAGAAGGACGACCACGCCTCGTTGTTCTTCTGCATCACCGCCTGCGCATTAACTCCCAGTATGTCCTTGTACTTCCCGTAGTACTTGTTCCACGTCCCCTTGAAGTCCACCCTCCTTTCGCGGAAGAACTGCTGCCTCCTCTCGTAGTTCAGCTCGTTGAACAACTTGACAGAAACGTCCGCTAACTTCAGCAACTTCCTGTGTTGCGACCCGTTGGGCAGGAGACGAACCGTGTTCGTCCTCCTGTTCTTGAACTCAACTTCGTAGACACCCCCTGGTATTGCGGGAGTAGGAGTCGGCTCCCGCCCCTCATCCTCAGTAAGTTGACCAGAGGGAAGTGCCATAAGGGAACGGTCGTTAAGTTTGTTAAAAAAGCTTACCCCGCCTTAAAAAGGCGAGGTTTATCGCTCTTCTTTATCATATCGGTGGAGCAAGCGAATCGAAAATGTCCCATAACCTCATTCACGAGAAGGGAATCAGTTTCCTCAAGAACGGAATTCCCAGGAAGCCAGTCCTCCATTCGGCTCCCCTAAAACTGTTGTTTTCCCTCGGATCTCCGTTCTTCGCAAGGAGATTTGAGCCCATCTTCAATGTTGAGAAGTTAACCGAGGGGGAGCTTTTTCCTGGTGTCCAACTCATATTCACGCCTGGACATACCGAGGATTCGGTATCGATCTATGTAGAGGACGAGAAGGCGCTAATCGTGGGCGATATGTTACAAGGAACCAAGACGGGTTTGAAGATTCCGTCGATTTATGAGGATATAAATCAGTTGAGAAGGAGCATAGAGAAAGTTAAGGAGTTCAAGGTGGAGAAAGTCTACGTCTCCCACGGTTTAAGTGGACCGCCGAGATGGCCTCTCTAGGAATGAGGATTTTCTTCCATTTAATTAATATCACGATTGTCCCTAACCTAAACGTCTTCGTTATGTTCCACCCTGAAATAGGTCATAAGATACAAGACTCATGATTACTATTTTATGGACTCGTTTTATTACATTTGATCATAAATGCTATAATACTGAGTTAATAAAGATAAACTTTATTATATGAATAATCGAAGATCGATCTATGACAACTAAAGTTCTCATAAAAAATATGGACGAACAACTTTACAAAATGTTGAAGGCTAAGGCTGCAATACTTGGGATTAACGTTTCCGAAGCCATACAGCAAGCTATCTCTTTATGGCTCAATGTTGCGGATAGTGTTTCCGACCAAAATTACGCAATACTTAAAACTACTCCCGAGGCAATAAAGGCTTTCAACGAAGGAAATTACGTTTTAGCGTGTGATGGTAAATACGTGGGTTTCTTTGAAGATGAGAAGAAGGCACTTGAGAAGGCGAAAGAGTACAATAAATGTATGATAAGTAATAAAAATTATCCAAGACAGGAAGTAGGAGAGTGGGGATGGTCGTCGATTGCTTTAGAATAGGTGACAGACCTGAGGTTCCCATAACAGTTATGGATATAGTCAAAGACATATCTATTCAGGTAAATGCCTTGATAGACACGGGATTCTCAGGTTACTTGCTTTTAGCAAACTCATTATATTCAAAAATCAACAGCGTGGAGTTAGATGAAAGCCACTGGAGAACTTACGCCACCCTAAACGGAATTGTTAGAACTAAAGTCGCCAGGGCGAGAATTAAAATAGGAAAAATGGAGTTGGAAAGCTTCGTAGAAAGTCCGATTTTAGGTAGGGACATTGCGTTAATGGGCAGAGAACTATTAAGGAAGTTTAGTATAGAAATTAAGAAAGGAGAGAAAATATGTATAGACGATCCTTAGGGACGATTCGTGTATTTTTGTGAGTTATAACGTTTCATCTATCCTGATATAATTAATTAAAATAATGTCAGGAATAAATTCGATTAAATTGAACTCCTATTCTCACGTGAATTTTAGATTGAAACCTTTTATACCAGGTGGAGAAAGTAGAAATTATGGAAACAATAAAAGTTAACGCGGAGACTAAGAAACGGCTTACGAAAATTGCGGGTATTTTGGAAAAAAAGACCGGAAAGAGGGTTTCGTATGATGACGTCATAAATTACCTTATTGACAGAAGAGAAGTGAACAAAAAATACGCAAGAAAGCTATTTGGAATAGCGAAAGGACTTGATCTATATGACGAGTTAATTAAAGGGCGTACCGAGGATGAAAAAGGTAGTCCTTGACAGTGGAGTTGTTTTGTCTTTCCTTGAGGGAAAATTCGGTGATTACTATCAGAGGATCCTCAATGAGGAACTCGAACCCTATATAAGTACAATGAATCTCACAGAAATCTATTACGTACTTTGTAGAAAAATGGGAGGAGAAAAAGCGGAGAAATTGATGAAGATGTTAGTTAAATCAGGTCTGAGGATAGTAGGAGTGAAACCAAGGATCATGAAGTATGCGGCGGAATGTAAGTGCCATAATTCGATCTCCATGGGAGATTGCTTCTCAATAGCTACGGCAAAGTATCTAAAAACGACAGCAGTATTTAAGAGAGAAAAGGAACTAGAAGATAAAAAGATAGGAAACGTAGAGTTTATAGATTAATTTTCTACTCAAAAGTATGTTATAGGTTTAATAATAATATAATTTGAAGTAATCCTTTTACTTTAAACAGCGTCATGACGCGAGTATAGATAGCCTGTTCAGAGGCTTCAATATATAGATGTGTAAGAAACGTCATTCTCAGGTAAAATACAAAACTATAGAAGATAGTCTTGACTATAGGCTACGACTCTCCCGTTCTTGAGATTCCGGAGAATTTAGACCATGACCAATTTCATCATTGAGGTGGAATTTGCAACATAATTGAACCAGTTTTTAGATTTAATGATATTATTTCGATTTCTCCATAATAGTGTTGACTTCGAAATATGAATCAATTACTTCGATCCCCATGCAGAGGATAAGTGGAGATGAAGTTAGGGCTTTAAGGGATTTCATGATACTTTATCTCGATCCTCGGCCGTAGGACTTCGCCGAAGTCGCAGGGCATGGCTCCGCTCGTCCCTCTCCATCCCTTTGGAGGAGTAACGCAACCCACGTCCAAGGTATTTCAGAGATAAGGGAAAACTCGCACACCTTGAGATGTCCGGGAAGGCGTTGAGTTGCCTATCTAGGGTGAACCCGCATCTCTCATACCTGAAGGTCCGACCTTTGGAAATCCGTTCATATCTGGAGACTTCAAGGTGAGACGAGGGTTGGGACTATTCTCATGCAGTCGTCTTATTCGAAATATATCTGCAAAATTATATCATATTATCCCAATATGCTGTAACCCCTCAAGTGAGGG containing:
- a CDS encoding uracil-DNA glycosylase, whose translation is MDFLSRLTSCTLCPRLVQYRQSFPEGYWRKPVPPNGDISSKIVVVGLAPAGHGGNRTGRMFTGDRSANNLMWALHKAGLANKATSVSRDDGLVVEVYITSAVKCAPPQNKPTREEIVNCSTFLAEEITMMTKARVYIALGKIAWDTLVENFSSLGFEVERERFHHGAEVKVKGKGKEMWLLGSYHPSPRNVNTGRMTLDMLYNVVERARKLAEMR
- a CDS encoding nucleotidyltransferase domain-containing protein; amino-acid sequence: MEDIIAERERKRREVIEKARSYVNSLKGRYSSFLIGSYARGDFNVWSDIDVLLIGEFQGNPVERLLKLDFPPGFEVIPLTEEEFDRALKKNNPITWDVKSGVVLRDDLKLCEKYNIKCVN
- a CDS encoding HEPN domain-containing protein; its protein translation is MLDTEEFDRWFKSAKLTLDSAKHDLSGGFYNWACFKAQQSTELAVKAYFYGVGQPKSGHTVSYLLTLLGAPQELVDKAKYLDKLYIPTRYPDAWQSETPQYYYTRREAEEAIIYAEDIINYVEGLWRILLQKEKERGGK
- a CDS encoding molybdopterin-dependent oxidoreductase is translated as MKRRDFLKALFISTSLLVLGRLSVNEFSNYQHAQGALTPFGSWYVVQISGTPEIPKNYVLTVDGEVENPLQLTYQDILDMPSVQVKDTIQCVSDPYFLRANVVWTGVPLKYIIEMVKPSQNTIKVVGYGADGYTADLPISKAMEPDVILAYLADGNPLPIQHGYPVRLAVPGWWGYSYPKWLVRLHFTSRNVLGYWESRGYPDYAKK
- a CDS encoding Nre family DNA repair protein, translating into MNIDPHLCISCRGTKYLCGLNYCPVILKNLSFKVREMGTEVSGSSPPSIFVGRFGYPKITVYPSTPPEFGDTSSYENPRRWLEMDTTSFLAMRLNMIRGGLEFRVTEASSPGRNLFDVQVISLSPRPVEMELDLVNVPRGKILSETVPPLGPSAPLRSMKLGTLPPPERVVEKVFQDRDMKAVEAMERLRSNGVPVERISKLLSVGNLGRDRRLVPTRWSITAVDKTLSDKLVSKVKEFPHLGEIEVYVRKFNLNTFVGILVPGNWSFEWGEAWFPSTTWNMWGAYPQVEIDYEGYFGRKTYPEIGGCYYSSRLAVAEFLEARGRQAIPILWREIYPGFYFPVGVWFVRENVRELFKGKPEKFPELDDALKYVDQVLKVKSSTWIKHSKVIPMIRSRLFP
- a CDS encoding SPL family radical SAM protein, which gives rise to MIEIKVKTALSKSGLKELDYALNPYLGCRFSCVYCYARYFSPTEVKERWGEVVVVKSNLLEVLRREVAIKRKGVVGVSTITDPYQPIESERKLTRGSLKILLESGFRVSIQTKSPLVLRDLDLLLSHKEKVDVGLTITTANRDLSKTLEPLAPLPDARFSAVQKLKTRGIDTWIFLGPIIPGLNEDFRQVLERAKEMDVRVIYDVFNYYPGLPFPKVSSREIARIEEEVKRECDRIGATCHSEEEDWLYEKRRRFKPLF
- a CDS encoding MBL fold metallo-hydrolase, which encodes MILELNLRFVKSFLVETRGNQFLVDSGVVGSGRKIISMIEKSGKNPSSIKTVAYTHSHGADPLSA
- a CDS encoding ISH3 family transposase: MVTPGLPHQNNLQQIGYKLLSMLTFKGRRAEEVARVLVSACLWKDSVEGRSNGYNVSPQTVRNYVEEQGNEVVEKLLESMRRISMEMLKGVKEVDVSIDWTTKTWYGKPVNGLGSSAKGSSWNYATATTKYQGMVLLLAFVPQVNGMTKDEIVKFLVEQIAGMGFKVRLVTLDAGFYTVEVLRFISQFKYVMGVPVGDVKIYEEFDGEYATNSKRRKKEEQVNFRLLVYGKEIVKKKRKTVVYFARATNLNLTKREVLKLYNKVRGPIETSYRNIKAFLPFTSSTKFVFRELIFVLAMVFYSLYTVFKDVMRREEFRLLLILCFLDDLSDLKDFIFTLEKTLNNKIDLFLRR
- a CDS encoding MBL fold metallo-hydrolase, with protein sequence MSHNLIHEKGISFLKNGIPRKPVLHSAPLKLLFSLGSPFFARRFEPIFNVEKLTEGELFPGVQLIFTPGHTEDSVSIYVEDEKALIVGDMLQGTKTGLKIPSIYEDINQLRRSIEKVKEFKVEKVYVSHGLSGPPRWPL
- a CDS encoding clan AA aspartic protease, with amino-acid sequence MVVDCFRIGDRPEVPITVMDIVKDISIQVNALIDTGFSGYLLLANSLYSKINSVELDESHWRTYATLNGIVRTKVARARIKIGKMELESFVESPILGRDIALMGRELLRKFSIEIKKGEKICIDDP
- a CDS encoding type II toxin-antitoxin system VapC family toxin, with protein sequence MKKVVLDSGVVLSFLEGKFGDYYQRILNEELEPYISTMNLTEIYYVLCRKMGGEKAEKLMKMLVKSGLRIVGVKPRIMKYAAECKCHNSISMGDCFSIATAKYLKTTAVFKREKELEDKKIGNVEFID